The Arachis hypogaea cultivar Tifrunner chromosome 14, arahy.Tifrunner.gnm2.J5K5, whole genome shotgun sequence genome has a segment encoding these proteins:
- the LOC112743491 gene encoding uncharacterized protein has translation MEQPLLSGESGNWSSYQHVGRSGIPTASSVAGTEVSVDEIRSAASAPSSHYPPSLHGALVSSPEPHPAGQALVYQGGYGGDYGGPRTGYQRECLDEVEIRELLIDHVGHRCCWGSHPARTWKIHAVEDCNVYVGTLDTFVEEREVIKETEPYLGGNIDGKDKGTELGIWELDLRSQFPVLFVPSKEVREKIPHSETIEKCPVCAGRRGTVCNTCNASQEPGHNKENQLTQCSTCYGRGLIAHKDGSDTLCVKCNGTGKIPCPTCESQGLIKCKTCNGSGSLLSRNVAIVRWKTLSTRKVNATSGAASVPDEVFHRAKGVQLCNTQAHQCTPAYFADSYFLNKFSSEVIADRASVPATARIICERHTISVVPVTRVTMTGRRQSFSFYIVGNSREVYLKDYYPARFCWGLCPCLEWLKV, from the exons atggagcaaccaCTGCTATCAG GAGAGAGTGGGAATTGGAGCTCGTATCAGCATGTGGGTCGAAGCGGTATACCGACTGCTTCATCAGTGGCTGGGACTGAGGTGAGTGTGGATGAGATAAGATCTGCCGCTTCTGCTCCTTCAAGTCACTATCCACCTTCTCTTCACGGAGCCTTGGTTAGCTCACCAGAGCCTCACCCTGCAG GGCAAGCTCTTGTTTATCAAGGTGGATACGGAGGAGATTATGGTGGACCTAGGACTGGATATCAGAG GGAATGCTTGGATGAAGTGGAGATACGCGAGTTGCTAATTGATCATGTTGGTCATCGGTGCTGTTGGGGCAGCCATCCTGCTCGAACATGGAAGATTCATGCAGTGGAAGACTGTAATGTGTATGTTGGAACTCTGGATACATTTGTCGAGGAAAGAGAGGTTATAAAGGAGACAGAGCCATACCTAGGTGGAAATATTGATGGAAAAGATAAGGGGACTGAACTTGGTATTTGGGAATTGGACCTAAGGTCTCAGTTCCCTGTTCTATTTGTACCCTCCAAAGAAGTGAGGGAAAAGATTCCTCATTCTGAAACTATTGAGAAGTGCCCAG TTTGTGCAGGACGCAGAGGTACAGTCTGTAATACATGTAATGCAAGCCAAGAACCTGGACATAATAAAGAAAATCAGTTGACTCAGTGTTCGACTTGTTATGGGAGGGGTTTGATTGCTCATAAAGATGGTTCTGACACACT ATGCGTGAAATGTAATGGTACTGGAAAGATTCCTTGTCCAACTTGTGAATCGCAGGGACTAATTAAGTGTAAAACGTGTAATGGAAGTGGTTCTCTACTATCACGCAATGTTGCCATTGTAAGATG GAAGACGCTTTCAACTCGGAAAGTAAATGCAACTAGTGGAGCAGCATCAGTACCGGATGAGGTTTTCCATAGAGCCAAAGGAGTTCAATTGTGCAACACCCAAGCTCACCAATGCACTCCAGCTTATTTTGCTGATTCTTATTTTCTCAACAAGTTCTCTTCTGAAGTCATTGCAGATAGAGCTTCCGTACCTGCAACCGCGAGGATCATATGCGAGAGACATACAATCTCAGTTGTGCCAGTTACTCGCGTCACCATGACTGGTCGCCGGCAATCCTTCAGTTTCTATATAGTAGGTAATAGCAGGGAGGTGTACTTGAAGGATTATTACCCAGCTAGATTCTGTTGGGGGTTGTGTCCTTGCTTAGAGTGGTTGAAGGTGTAA